TTCAAAATAATGTTTGGGGTGGTTATGTCATCTTTTCACACTAATCTGGAcacatattttcttattttcagtaATCACAGAGCCCGTACTTCAGGTCAAGTTTAACTCCTTTCATTAAGCAGTTACAGTGAGGTCACACATTCTGACGGCTGCTACTTGTCAGATAAGGTGACCTCTGGTATGACCTCACCTTACAGTAGAATGCCTATTTTTAGGTAGGTTATTACAAATGTAACCTGTGCATGCAGTCACAAAGAAAtagaaacatttcagaaaaaataagtaccttaaaatattttttttacgtTCAAATGAACATATGTTAACATGCCTGAGGTGGTTAATATGGTCACCACCGGTTTACTCTTTTTCCTTTAGCAATAACAAACTGCAAATAATCATACATCTTGAACCCGTGGATGTAATGTATTCATGTTTAAGCCACTTGCTTAGACGCTCTTCTTTGCCTTCCATTGTCTGACCGCAGGGCGCTGTTGCACATCGTCTGCCCATATTTGGTAAAGTTCCTGATGGATCACAGCTTTCGGTGCAACAGTGGGTTCAATCGTCCTGGCTGGGAGcaggttatgttggagattagaTATCAACCGGCGTAAAAGCATCGCCCACTAATCAATCAATactaataaatgtaaaaacatattcaaatgttggcGTAGTGAGTTATTGAGAAAAGAAGCGTTTAACCGAGTCAGGTTACCCTGGTCTGACcctgtctgtttcctgtatAAGACCCGAGGCCTGTACTATGAATCAACATGCcctggttttatttcagttacctGACTTTACCCAACAACCGCGGCCCCGCTGTGTCATGACGGTGGTTACCCTGGTTCAgtcaacccagggtttcccaatccagcgACGCGTGTGTTCACATAAAAGAGTTTGTGTCCTGTTCATTAATACTTCCATCCATGGACAGGTTTGTTAGGTctaacaacattaaaacacacaaacactgagtCATACCAATGTCACCAACTCTTCATCTCTTTCCTACAGGGTCAAAGGCTCAGGGTAAGCACAGTCCCACGTCATGTATACCCGTCACACACTGTACCAATGAACACAGCTACACAGTTAAAACACTTTTAGGTTTACATATGATACAGTCTAATTAACTTAATGTGTATTGACACACAGATATCTTTGCTTTGTCAGATTGTGGGCTGGCACCTCTGAACACAAGGATAGTGGGTGGTTAGAATGCCACAGCTGGGGCATGGCCCTGGCAGGTCAGCATGCATATTAATTTTGCAGCGTCTCACATCTGTGGAGGGACCCTCATCAGTGACCAGTGGGTACTCACAGCAGCTGACTGCATCATATTGTAAGTGCACCTGTATCTGTTGTCTGACTGAACTTGATGATGGGAACCCCTATAGAACAATCTCACTCTTCTCTATTAGGCAACACACAATTGGTAGCCATtgtctgttttatgtcattATTACAGTAGTTAGAATAGTAGAATTTGTTTTCTGGGGCTACaatgcacataaacacatacatgttaGTTATGTCTATAATAGGCCTATTCAAAAAGCTGAGGTAAAACTTGTACCATTGCATTGTCGACATTTGGTTCAGTTAACCCATTTTGACCTTGAGGTTATAATGACTCTGGTAAACATACACCAGTCCATAAGTGAAAAGagtcaaacacacagcagttaCTTTGACAAACAGTAATTTGAAGTTTTAGCTTAGAACGTTGTCCCAGCAACCTTTCAGACCACCAGCCTGTGTGAGTTTACTTAGCTGTAACATGCTCACGGAAAAACTAAAAATTCTACTAAAATCATACAGCAACAATAACAAGACAGCAGATAGATAATGCACCAACAAGGGCAACACCTGTGCTACTTGTGGTTGCAAGCTTGCCTAGAAGTTGGGTGGGTTTTCATAACAACGCACAGAGGACAGCAGTCATTGACAACATTTTATAGCGTGCGCACCTTGCGCCCGGAACACCGCATCGACTATAAGCTTTATAGAACTGCCAGCATTATTGTAGATTCTGATCTAGTTTCCTGGCAACTAATCCTCTACCGGCCTCTTGTTCTAACGCACAGTTAACAACTCACGCACAGGGTCTCATGAACAAATTAATGCATATGGTACAGGAAGTACAGTACATACGTACACGTTTATTGCATTATCAGAAAACTCTACAAGGTCTAGTTGGGCTCTAAACAACAAACTTTTGACAAGAGATTTGccgcaaaaaataaaaataaaaatcttaaaactgtgcaacaaaagtaaaaactatttccttccctctctcccacaGACACCAACCTCTCTGACTCACTGAAGGAGGTTCAGATTCCTGTCATTGGAAATAAGCAGTGCAGTTGCAACTACAGCCCAATGCAAGGATTAAACATCACTGACAAAATGATTTGTGCAGGACAAGAGAACAAAAGGAGCATGCCAggttaaaataatcaattcttgTTTTAGTTGAAACAGCTGCAGCTTTTGATTTGTTTCAGTGTTGTCAGTGAGAAAGTGCTAGGCTAAATAAGGCTACTATAGTCTCATTTTGCAGCATTAAGTAAGTTTTTGTCTCCGTTTTCAGGGGGATGGTGGTGGACCTTTGCAATGCAAACAATCCACAATGTGGATCCAGGCTGGCATTACTAGTTTTGGAATACCTTGTGCCCTAGCTGGTTTCCCTGAGGTTTATTCCCGAGTGTCTGAGTTCCAGACTTGGATCACGAATCAAGTGATGGTCGCAAATGTTCACTTTGTGACCTTCAGATCCAGTGGCACCGACCAGGACAACAGCTTTGTGTGTCGCAGCTCCGTCACTGGAAATGCAACCACAGCAGCGCCAAACGCAACTTCCACAGCAGCGCCAAACGCAACTTCCACAGCAGCACTAAATGCGACTTCCACAGCAGCGCCAAACGCGACTTCCACAGCAGCGCCAAACCTGACTTTCATGGCATCAACCGTTGCAACTGAACTTCCATTGGTTGTCATCTTAGTGACAGTGTTCCTGCAGCACATTGTAGGTCCATAGCAAAGGTTTCAATTTAAAACTTCtcagtttcttcttctgttgttgtggGTTCTCTTGTCTTTTAGAATCACATTACAAAGATTATGTTTATAACATGATGATTATAGCGGAGTTTGTGTGGTGAAAGTTTAACGCTGAAGCATGGTCTTGTCTCTGTTGCAACAGTTTTTTGAATTTCACTTAATCATTTACTATTGGCCTGTTTTAATGTAACACAAACTTCATTCAACATATTGTGCATCTCCTCTGAAATACCAATAATCTTTCAGAAATATGGCATAAAGCCATTCATGTTATCAGTTGCACCACTATACACTAAAGCTAATAAAGAAGACAATAAACatctgtttgaaaatgaaattaatggATTTAGCCAGAGTTGGAACTGCTTGTATTGGTATTACCAGTGATGGGGGTAAAGGTTGCATGTTGCATGCATGATCATTACGGTTAAGGTTAAGTATAACACACTGTAATATTACATCAGGGCTCAAGCATTGATTAAAACATTGGAAATGTCACATgaaatttctttatttgtcataACTTAAAAGAATGATAAATTAGAATAGCGTGTAGGGCACTGAGTTTGCTTAATACATGCGGGCTTTGACTGTACATAATGTACCTTGCCTTTGCACACGCCTGCTCTAGCTCAACATTAGTTTGGATTGAAACATAAACAGACTAAATCATACTTTGGCAAAAATATGACGCTAAGACAGAATGAACATTTCCATGTATAGACCATAATGTCCCACTAGAAAACGGTAGCACaagtgaacagtttttttttaatgtatgtacagtgtgtaaacaaattcaactgCTAGAGACAGCAGGACTGTACCAGTTTTGTGTCTGACATATCCAGAAATCTAAAAAGGTGTTCTAAAATGTTCAGCATCTTGCATTTATGCACTGACAAACCAAACATATTGTTGACTGATAAATCCGTAATCTTACTGGAAAGTCAACCTTCACCTGGGATTATTCCAcctaacaataaaaatgtttaaaaatgtgtcacaaCAGACAGGATAGAAACAAGTTTCATTAGTCTCTAAAAGGAGGTGCTGCTGTGAAGATTTTACAGGCAGTTACACAgagttactttccacctcttcATATAATGAACATATGAGGGTCCGTGAAAAATAGGAAGTGGATACTAAGAACAAgcaactaaataaaactaaaagactGATTAAACTTCCTTATTGTACGCCGTTAAATGTGCCTCATACCTGAACGTTGTATGTTTTGAGCACGGAGAACTATATTTTGagtcattccccagagtccttatgttctttttcgccCAGCATGTTTCTTTGGATCAGGGAGGATCCAAAATCCTggtagcagctgttgccgtggtcccgctacacgttctgcgatgccatgttcatcctgctacgctctgcggtgccctgccaCGTcttgctgtgccttgtaatgctgcacagtgaCCTGCTATGCATGGAACTACTAAGAAGAACAGcaacaaactactatttttgttatttccagtctttattctaaccccaaccggcccatcAGACACTCTCTACCAAGAGCtcgggtctgtccgaggtttctgcctaaaaggaagattttcctcgccactgtctcactgttgcttgctctggaggaaaacTACTAGAAGTGTTGGGTCGTTGTAAATTCtcgagtgtggtctagacccactctCTGTGTCTTGAgacaactcttgttatgaattgatactatagttaaaattgaattgaatgaagcGTCTTTAACCTTATTGACCAAAGGGATGTTTTGTGGGGGAGTCCAAACCTTTTTTCAGCATAAACTActtacaattttttaaataagcaattCCAGGTGAAACAGAATCAATGTTACATTGAAAGATGACACAGATCTTACAAAGAGATGAGTTAATGCAAACTTTTCCCAATAGGTAAGTCAGTTACAGATACAATgtagataaaacacaaatgtgttatATCTGTAATATTCAAGAGCGGTCTTATCCATTTTGATCTTTAGGTTGCAATTATGGTAAACATACAAAGTCCATGggagtaaaagagaaaaagggtAAAACGCATAAGTTACACAGACAAAGCATGTTGTTAGCAATGTTAGCTTAGAATGTTGCATAAGCAACACATTATCCTGTGTGGGTTGGCTAGTATAGAAAAGTAATGCACATCAAGGGTTCTAGTGAGGTGCTTATCCCTGAAGATAGACTTCTTCTCTTCAAGCTAATTGTTGATTTGAAGAAGGCTTGATGGCCaaaaggcaaacaaacagaGATATACATATGGAGCCAGAGTGTACTTAACCCTTGTactgtcttcacttttgggaccctcgtatccctcgggtcaaactgacccgtgaGTTGTTTGgagtttttaaaacaattttgaaataaaattttacctCATTATCTATTagcaaatattgtctttatttcaatttcaaataacTGAGATAACATGTTTAGGGAATGTCTTTACTagaacaattaaaaatggcagtgtaatttgttttgtcgTAAGGTTACAATTCCTGTTAAAAttcaccattaaaaaaaaagaaaaaaaaaaggggtcaTGTGCAGAATAATTTTGGTGccgattgttggggcaaggtcagatgagtctgggcatttaaaaccttaaaagaTTGACATCgtctggtctttccagacgatgattgagaacaatccatgacacagtcgggtctcagctttccaaagggggcggtgcaagctagaaactctgcagggtgcgtAAGCTTTTGCAGAtgcaattttgttttctgtttggaaagtgtaaatgatggaaataatgTAACTTTGTGACataatatacaaatgtataatctgtcatttgatgccttttaaaaaatgttccaTATTTTCTTGACTTCCTTATGCATATTGATCATCTTTTTACCTAGGGTGCCCAAAAATTCGAGCCCCACTTTAGCTCTAAAAGGCCtattgcattatttaaaaacatttcttaaattgCAACATAGGAGTcataaaagtaattattaaaatCCTAGTCTACTGGTGCGACTGTACAGTGTCAATTAGTAGCTTCGAATTTATTTTATCtcacctttaatttttttccgAGGCAAGACATTGCATGAAAAGGAATTACAGTACACAATACAGTACCagtgcaataatgaatgggtacaacatgaacatatgatTTAATAAACTTCCAAATTGTTTTCAGCCCAAAAgttgctgtgtcctcctgtgtgatacaatGCGGTACATGTAAAGCACACAGCGATGTAACACACACtatgtatacagtccattcaaggcagagaaatgtggcactgttgtgcaaatcaacgaTTAGAATAGCAAgcttgcaatttaaaaaaaagtttcagttaagaacatggttgcaagtaaaTATGCCCAGGACTGTATAGACCACAAAAGACAGTTATTTAATTaagacaaatacagtacatttatggGTCTTGTCGATGTGGCAGCCATTGTTGTTTGCAATTGCCCTTGTTTGCAAGTTAGCTTGAGTCCTCACTTGGTTTCAAGGGGTATACACCCCTTCATCTTAGCCCTAGCCCTTGTTCAGAAAGAGTAATTTGACAgcactaggtcccgcgtgaatgCGCCAAACCAAGGGGAAGGGATAAGACAGAGAAATTAAATTCAGCCTTAATACTTGGTAGCAAAACCCTTGTTGGGATCACAGAGGTCAGACATTTCTTAtagttggccaccaggtttgcacacatttcaagagggattttgtcccactcctctttgcagaACTTCACGTCATTAAGGTTTTGAGGCTGTCGTTTGGCAACTCAAACCTTCAGCccctccacagattttctatgggattaatgtctggagactggctaggcaaCTCCGggaccttaatgtgcttcttcttgagccactccttggttgcCTTGGTTGTGTGTCATTGTTatgctggaatacccatccacAACCCATTTTCAATGCCCTGGCTGACGGAAGGAGGTTCACACCCAAGATTTGACGGTACATGGCACTTATGCGAGACCCCTTATGCAAATGCAGGGCATGCCATTAAGAATGATACAGAATCTTTTATGGAATCAGTCCATCATCCCTTTGATGcggtgaagttgtcctgtccccttaccagaaaaaaaaacactcccaaAGCATGTTGCCATCTCCATGTGTGatgtggggatggtgttcttgggggtCACAGGCAACAttcctcctccaaacacggcgagTTGAAATAATGCCAGAGAGCTCCATTTTGTCTCATGTGAtcacaacactttcacccagttgtcctctgaagtttgccaatgaacatctgaatgattcagatGGACAcatatgtgctttcttgagcagaGGGACCTTGCGGGCGCTGCAGGATCCTGGCTGCCTTGAGATACTTGACAAGATACCCCGTGTaattcctcactgttctcatgatcGCTGCAACTCAatgaggtgagatcttgcatggtgCCCCAGGCAGAGGGAGATTGATAGTTCTTGCAATTCTTCCATTTGGGAATAACCGCACCAACTGCTCCTTCTCACCAAGCTCCTTGGCAATggtcttgtagcccattccagacttgtgtaggtctacaatattgtccctgacatccttggagagctctttggtcttggctaTGGTGGATAGTTGGGAATGtgattgattgcttctgtgggcaggtgtcttttatacaggtaaccaACTGATATTAGGAGCACGccctttaagagtgtgctctaatctcagtttgttacCTGCATAAAAGACACATGGGAGCCAAAAATCTTTGTGATTGAGAGGGGggtcaaatatttattttgctcATTAAAATGCGAAATCAATTTGTAACATTTGACTTCTGTTTTccttgttattctgtctctcactgttccaTTAAGACCAATCAtttttgtcagtgggcaaactTACGAAATCAGTAGGGGATCAAATACTCCGTATAAAATATTAGGTATACACAAATAAGAGCAATATTATGATGTTAGAAGTAGACAGGAAATTTGTATTTTCCTGATTTTTATCTAGTACTGCCCTTGTGAGATGAGAATATCTCAGCCATCATATTGTTCATGATTTATTAGAAGATAAAGAGCGTTTTCAGATGTATGCTCAAGCTAATATCCTTGCACATTTAGCATGTGTTCTGTTAATCTGAAGGTAGTTTTATCCAAACATGACCTCATGTTAACACAATAGAAGGTCTAATGTGTAACAGACCCACACTGtcgtctttaaaaaaaaaaaaaaagttcaaagtCACAGAGTAATGACAAAAGCTTTAATAGTTGTGCTGATATATAACGTTCCAACAAGAGCACTAGCTGTGCTACTTGTAGTTGCTGAAATCAACTGTTGGTGACAGATTAGAGTGCCTGACTAAATCAGCAAATTGCTGTGACTTTTGACTGCTTAACTGCTGTGTGCTCCAGAATATTTAAACGGGCCCTGATTTGACGACCAAATAGAGTCCCTTCCTTGTGTGACAAAGGACTGCTCCAGGGTCACGGTCTGCATGGAGTGCTGCTTGGGTGTGTACAAAGTGTCCTTCTGGTGCTCTTCAGTTCAGAATCCTACTTGTTACAACGGCAAAGGAAACTGAGGCCCTCAAGGGTATAAAGTTGAAACAGTATTTGTTGTCGTGGTTATTAAGTTAGTAAAGTAGCATTTTTCGCCAATGTAACTGGACCGCAAGCTGTTTAGTGTAAATGGTGAAGTGATGTGGCCAAACCTGAAAGTTTTATTATGGAAACTGGAATCATAAACAGAAGGGAGGGAGTGGcctagtgcaacagtggcgagtgTATATAACTCTGCTTAACTTACGGAAAAAAGTTAGCGACCGCTGAAGATGGCAGCCAGGACAGGATGGATACTGATGTGTGTAGTCCTCACAGGGCAAGGTGAGGCTTTCTACTGAGTTACCGATTTAATGACTATTTCAACCCAAAACATCCTCTGTAAGTTTGTTAATATTAGAGATTTTGATCCAGAGGTGCTGGGTTGTAGTAGGTTGCAAGTTAAAATGTCCACAAAGCTCAGCTCATATTTGGAGCCGTTTTGACAAAGACATGACTTATTGCATGGCTGTTTGTACAGACCTGTAATTGTTATGTCTGATCAAGTGCCATTTTCCTTATAGCTTAAGCatgtaattaatattaattgttttatacatttcttcCTTTTGCACTTTTAATATTCTTGAACGTTTTCATTCCCTTTTATTAGgggatatatattatatatataaatatttataactatatatatatatatatataataaaagacatacatatatacacacactacagtTTTTGCTGTTCAACAGGTGCTGAAAATTTGCATGCATGCTAAACACTCAAGTAATGCATCTGGATTTGTCCAATGTAACTATtgtatatgtcaaaaattgAATGATTATTTGAAATTTCTGaaaatcaataattaaataCTTGTAAACTATTAGTGTTTTCTGAAGTGGTTACTTTCAAGTAATCTTATTTCTAAGATAATAACCTGCTTCTAATGACTATTTGGTTAATACTGAGGAAGTGTCAACTGTCAACACACCcgttggaagaaaaaaagtctggcCTTCCATCTTCGATTTGATTGGTCTAACACCATTAACAAAGTGATGTAACTTATGTCTTCCTTATCTTGCTTTCCTACAGGGTCAAAGGCTCAGGGTAAGCAGTCATAGTTCAGAGATACACTGTAACAATGAATACagctacaaataaaaaacacttcacaCATAAATCAGCTTCActttattgtacttttactgATGCGTATTTCTAAGCTCTGTCAGATTGTGGACTGGCAACTCTGAACAAAAGGATAGTGGGCGGTGTGAATGCCACAGCTGGGGCATGGCCCTGGCAGGTCAGCGTACACTACAGTGTCCCAGGTTTAGACCTACACGTCTGTGGAGGGACCCTCATCAGTGACCAGTGGGTACTCACAGCAGCCCACTGCATCCTAATGTAAGAGAACCTTATAGCACCTGCATCTGTTGCCTTACCAAACTGATAGGTAACCTTATGATAAAGTCACTCTTCACTTGTAGCTTACATACAATGGGTAGGCATTGCCTGGTTCAACTCATTAAAAAAGGAGTCCACCTTTTTTCTTacaaaagtatattttttcAGTATGGCTGCAATGCGCACACAGACATGTCTACAACAGTCATAAGAGCTGttttaacagataaaacaacTCTCATTTTACAGATAAACAGTTTCTCATCAGTACACTCGTCTTAATTGAGTTTCATCGGGTTAGGTGAAAACTTGTAAATGCCATTAGGAGCATCAGGAAAAGGCAGAGGAACATAGTTTTCCAAATATTATCTCTCATGCACCATTAACAGTGCCTGCATTGCactaaaagaggaaaagagccATTTCTGTCACAGACTAGTAGGATATATTGAAAGTGTCAGCAAATGACAAACTTATATATAAAAACTGGAGGGACTGAAATTTAGTGATACAGTAACAGCTTTGTTGTTCTGATTAAACAATTGTATAATTGATGTAGAAAAGTGTAATTCAGGTCCATCTTTACTTagatgaataaaataaatgagctTCAGCTGTATTACTTAAATATGAAGTGtattacaacaaaactggccAGAGAAGCTCTAAGAATAGCACTTCCTTCTATTAACCTTTCCTGTTACAGATCTGTGGTCAGCAAGCACAGAGGAGACATTTAGCTCTCTCACTAGGACCCTAGAGTTGCCAATTGTGCCAAAGCTAATTGCTGTCACTCTCACTtgctttaccacacacacacacacacacacacacacacacacacacacgccagccCTGCTATTCTATTCAACGattgacgcacacaccaacatacaagtataaacttcaggccacttacataGGCTACAGGAAAAGCTCTGCGTGGCAAGCCAGCGACCACGGGTCAGTATTTGTACAGGTTGAATGTTACTACTTCCTACTTTGAGACATGAGGTAACAGCAGTAAGTATGTTTGTATAgcaagcatatatatatatatatatatatatatatatctctctctctctctctctctctctcttaaggGCCTCACCAgcttagtctatatccttgtCTTCCCTTCctggattgctccgttgccatCGCTAAATCAGacagatttcactcatttatgCCGGATAGCCATTGCCTTGGGCTACCTAAgagcattttaaactccggtcaaTCCCCAAATGCTATGTGGAATACCCTGACTCTCCTGAAGCAAaatttggaggagggtctggcaaagcgggACTATCAATATCTTCACCTACAGTCACATAGAGCATGTTAAGAACTGAGGACTCATGCATGTCAAACCATGAATACAATAAGTACATTTCTTCATGTCAAGTCTGTATTTTGTACAGAAACTCAATCAGTCCATGGATTCTCTACTTTGGAAGAGTGACTCAGTCTGGCCCCAATACTCATGAAGTGAGCAGCACCGTGTCCCAGATCATCATCCATCCTGACTACAACAATGTTCCATATAACAATGACATTGCTCTAATGAAGCTTAGAAGCCCTGTCAATTTCACTGACTACATCAGACCTGTCTGCTTGGCAAGTAAATCCAGCCAGTTTCACAACAGGACCCCCTGCTGGGCCACTGGATGGGGCAGACTTGGAAAGGATGGTAAGTATTGGCATGCTAGAATGACATGCCCAGAGGACATAGTGGG
This sequence is a window from Etheostoma cragini isolate CJK2018 chromosome 21, CSU_Ecrag_1.0, whole genome shotgun sequence. Protein-coding genes within it:
- the zgc:123217 gene encoding chymotrypsin-like protease CTRL-1 isoform X1, coding for MAARTGWILMCVVLTGQGSKAQDCGLATLNKRIVGGVNATAGAWPWQVSVHYSVPGLDLHVCGGTLISDQWVLTAAHCILINSISPWILYFGRVTQSGPNTHEVSSTVSQIIIHPDYNNVPYNNDIALMKLRSPVNFTDYIRPVCLASKSSQFHNRTPCWATGWGRLGKDEPQAAFDSLQEVQIPVIGEKQCNFTYQKHSKITDKMICAGQENKGACQGDSGGPLQCKQSSMWIQAGITSFGIPCALAGFPEVYARVSEFQTWITDQVAGANVHFVTFDPVSTAAPNTTSTASTAATLVAFLLTLFLEHICAP